CCGGAAGGCCAGGGGCAGCCTCCGCGGCAGCAGCCGCACATCAGGCAATAcctggggggcggggtgggggtggacaCTGAGGACAGGCCTTTGCCTCCCACCTCAAGGGGGAGAACTACATGGGTGGCTGGCTCATCATTAGCACGCACATGTTTACTTGGTCACTGTCTCACAACCCCACAGAATGTCAACTCCCCAGGGGCAGGGACGTCGTCTTGTTCTTGCCGCAGCTCTAGAGCCTGGCGCGGGGCCTGGCACGCAGGGGGTGTCCATGAGAGACTCGCTGAGTGACTGAAGGGTGGACTCTTCACCCCTGACCTTTCATCCCACACCTCActcctttctgaacctcagtggGAGAGATCAGATAGGAAACCTGGGCTCTGCCCCTCCCAGTCCTTTGGCCTGAGACTGGCCACTCTGGGTATCCCATCTTGAGAGGCCCCCATCTTGTGGGCCTTcccaaccctcaccctcacctcctCTGTGCATCTTTGCCAGTTTTTTCACCCCAAGGGTCTTGGATCTGCATCCAGCCCCCTGGACCTCCCACTCCATCCCACTTCAGGCTCTACACATCAGAACCTTAACAGTCTCTGCCCTTGAAGGTCTTGACCCTGTACCCTCAAGCTCTGCTGACTCCAAGACCCCGCAGGCctagtcttcctccactttcacGCTCTCCAGATCTTTCACTCTGGACTTTTTTTGCTtggtgaacatttattgagtgtctactaagtGCCGGGCACTGTTCTTGGCACTTGACAGGCATTTCATtagctcatttcatcctcacaacaatcctgtgagggaGGTATCGTTACTGGTCCCATTTTACAGTAAACTGAAGCATGGAGAACCGAAGTCGTTTAACCACCATgtgaggatttgaacccaggctctcCAAACCCTGACTCTGCCAGCAACTCCTCTATTACCTCCCACTCTCCTAGGGCCCGTCATGTCCCCAGGAGACTGTCCTGGGCAACCACATTATCTTTTGGCCCCCTTCTATTCCCATCCTCCCCCTACCCCAGGCAGGTGAGGAGCCAGCTGACCGCGTACCTGCGTGTGCTCCTGGGGCCCCGGGAAGCCAGAGAAGGGACCATGGCCCGGTGGGATGGCCATGGTGGGCTCAGAGGGCCGCAAGGGAGTGAGGCCTGGAGCGGGAGCCCGGCCGGGGGGCGCCTTCTCGCATCCTGCACCTCGGCTGCCACCGCCGCTGAGACCTGAGAGCAGGCGGGAGGCAGGGGAACAACAGAGAACAAGGGGATGTGTGGGACAGTGCCAGGCGGGAAAGAGGTGGACATCAGAGAGAAGAcagggcacagagggaggagaaaaagggTGCAAGAGAGCAACAGGTGGCAATGAAGAGAGGGGACAGAGAGAAGTGGCGGGGGGGGAGGGGCACAGCGGAGTCCCTCAACAAATGATTACCGGATAAATGAAGTAAGTGGCATAAAGAGGGGGACATGTGAAGGGAATGATTGGGAGCCACGCAGGGATATGGGTCATGACAGGAAAGGACAGAAAGATACCAACAAttaggggaaggaagagaggaaaaagataGAAACCACAGACAGTATAGGGAGTAGGGCTCACTCTTTTCTTCCCATTTCTACTCCTAGCCCTTCCCAGGGCCCCTCACACAAGATGCTGCCCTCCTGCAGTCCTCCCTGAACCTCAGGATCTCATTTCCTGTCACAGCAAGGTCCCCCCACTCCAAGATCTACCCTTCCCTGTAGGTACCCCAATCCAGAGAACTCTAGGATCCTCCCCAAACCACATGAGAGTCCTCTGGGCCCCCTCCAAACCACAGCAGAGTCCTCTGCAGGCTCCTAAAATCACAGCAGGGTCCTTAGGGATCTCCTGACCACACCAAGGTTATCTGAGAACCCTTATACATTGGAGTCCCACCCCTATGGCACTCTCATCCACCAGGGCACACCATTCCCAGGGGACCCTCCCCATATCATGCCAAGACCTCTTCCCTATATCATTTCCTCCCACATCAGGGACCACCCCTTCAAGTAGTTTCCCCATACCATATTCCAGTTCCCCAAACAGGGCTCTTCCCCACATTACTCCAAGGTCCCCCTCCCAATCAAAACCTACTCCTCCAGATGGGAGCAAAGGGGAGGCGTCTCTTCCCACGCTGGGTTTAGAGTACTCGGCCTTCTCAACCCTACACTGGACCctactcccctccccctcccccaacattcCTACCAGGGCCCTTTCTCCAGTCCCTCCTCTCTTCGCCAGGGTCAATCCACAACTGTGCCCATTCCTAGAAGGCCCCCATAGCCAAATTCCCCAAATATCACATAGAGGTCTCCCCTCCCAGAGTATCTGCCACTTCtcccatgtcaatcctcctcctatgCCAAGCCTTGCCACTCCACGACCCCTCCTCTCTCTCGGAGCTCCCCCACCAAAACAACCTCTTCTCCGGGGCCCTCCCACACCAGGACCATctctcccagcccccaccccctacccGGGTCAGGGCTGGCGCGGGGCCCACGGGGGGCTGGGGCGCGGTGGGGCCCCCAGTGGGGTGGGCGAGCGGCCAGcatggcggcggtggcggcggtgaGGAGACGGCCGCCTGTCCCGGCCCGGCCGGCCCGGCAAGCCCCGCGGCGGGGAGGGCAAGCGGGACAGGCGGCCCGGTGGGTGACAacagcagccgccgccgccgccgggggcGGGGAGAGGAGGGGACGAGGGTCAGCCCGGGGCACGCGGGGGAAGGAGAAAGCAGGTGGACGGGGGAGGGGCGGGTTAACCCTCgccccgccggccccgcccctgGGGACCCCGGCGTCCCGCCCCCCACCCTAGAGGCCCGCCCCGGCCCACGGAGCCCCAGCGGGCGGGGCCGGGCTGAGTTTGGCAGTCCGCACCTGCCATGGCAACAACCGTGCCATTGGTCGCTGCTGCCAAGAGCTCAGCCAATCACAGCCCAGGGCAGCTGTTGCTAGGCGACGACGAAGCGGCCGGCGGTGCCGAGCCCAAACAAAGGGCGGGAGCGGGGCCCCGCTACCCCCTCCCGGCCTCCTTGCTAAGACTGCTGCCTCGGGCTCGGCCCCTTCCAGGAATCCGACTATGAATAGCCGGGCACGGCCTGCACCTGCCCGCcacccccctcctctcctccctcggCCTCGTGCTGAGTCTCGCAGCGACGCGGGCAGGGCGGGTCCCGTACTGCCCCCCCTCACCGCGAGCGCGTGCCGCCCCGCCCGCAGCCGCGTCGTTACCTGAGGGCGCGGGCAAGGGGACTCAAACTGCTCGGGAAGCCCGAGCCCAGACCTGCCCACGGGCTGAAGGTATCCGGCGGACGCGGCGAGCCAGGGCCCCGATTACCCAGTAATGCAACCAGCAAAATGGCGACCACAACAAACCGGCCCCCCCAGCCTCGGGCTCCGCCCCCAGCCCCCCCATCTGTCCTTCTCACGTGACCCAGGGCAACACACCGCGCCTGCGCTCAGCGGCGCTTACCGCTGTACATGCGCAGTGAGCTACCAACCCCGCCCAAGCGCCGACAGCCGGGTTACGGCTGCGCAGGAAGCCGCTAGGAAAGGAGCATGCGCTGTGTGACCGGAGGCGCACTCCACCCCACCACTCCGCAAGTtgaccaagggcgcatgcgccttGTCTTGAGAGGCCGTCAAGCCATCAGCAGCAGACAGGAGCGACGGATGAGTCTTTTAATAGAAAACACACGTATTAACAGTAGCAACACAATCTCGCAATCCCGATGGCGCTGGGCTTCAGTTCTTCACCTTGGGGGGTGGCCTGCGAGAGGAAGGAGACGAGGATATTCAGAGCCTGTCACCACTTTGGGGCACTCCAGCACTACCTGTGCGGCTCCCCCAGCGGGGACAGAGATGTCTGTCCTGGTGGATCCCGGGCCCCTGCTCACCTGTACACACCCACGACCACGGCGTGGTCTCTCTCGTACGGCTCCAGGGTCAGCTGCTCCTGGGGCTTCATGTTCTCCTGCTGCATCTTCTTCACCTCAGAGGCAAACACGGCCTCGGCCGAGGCGGTGGAGTCGATGCAGTTGGCCTGCAGAGGAGAGAGGGTCTGAAGTCTGTGGCAAGGCTGTTTTCCCTGTTCTGTGCTTTTTAAACCagatgtatttctttttattggcaACTCAGTGAAACTCAGGTTTTGGAAATGTAGGGAAAGACTTCCTTAGAGAAGTTTTCAATTTGGTTTGGACTTGGAAATAGGAAGCCTTCAACAGAGCCCTATGGATCTACAAGCCAGTGTTTAAATTTTACACCGAGGAGTTTTTTCGTCTACTTCCTCTTCTTTAACAATAGTAACAATGCAGCTgagaatacaaaaacaaatgtCACAAAAGGCCAACAAATGGTGAGAATCTGGTTGAAGGATACACAGGCGACTTCtctgtatttcaaaataaaaccttttTTAAAATGCACCTAGCATGGACCTAGAATTTATTTTATACCAGGGTCTGTTCTAAACACTTCATATATATTGATAAATTGAATCCTTACATCAACACTAAAAGAGATAGgactaatatttctattttaccaGTGAAGAAACAGGCACACAGGTTAAGTATCTTACTCAAAGTCACTTAATTCaagctggaattcaaactcagATGGTCAGACCCAGCGATCATTCACGTGACCACTACAttctattgcatttttaaatCCAAAGATTTTTAGTTTTGAAGATGTTCTTCATCATGTGCTATTTGACTTGGGGCAGAGGTGGCTTGTAGGGAGCTGGGTAGGGATAGAGGCTGGGAACAGACTGACTGGATTAAGAGGGGTGGAGACCCCCTTGTAGTGACTGGCTGCTTGCCAGTTAGAGAGCGAGAAAGATACTAGCACCCCATCTTAGACCCCTCCAAGCCCCCGCACCTTAATGGAAATCACAAAGTGTCCTCCATTACGCAGGAAGGTGTGGGCATTCAGGGCTACAATCCGGGTCTGGTCTGGCTGGGCCACGTCGGCAAAGATCACATCCACCATTGCTAGGGAGAAAGAAGCGGCAGTTAAGAGCCAGATCCACTGGATCTTCCCAGCTCCTCTCGTGGGGCCTGCGCCCCATCACCAGCAGGTTTCTGGCAAAGTCTCCTGCCTCCAGTCTCACTTACCCCCACTGATCCCCCTCCCTCCGCGGTGCCTCCAAGATGGGTCCAAAACCCACAGtcacaccattcattcattcctcttgTAAATCATGGTTGCCACCTACTCTGTGGCCAGCCCCGGGCCGGGCGTGGGGGACACAGAGACGAGTCAGACCCGGACCCTGCCCTCGAGACGCTCCCGGGTCTGGGGGGGGAGACAGACATGTCATCAAAAAGGCAAGTAAAGGTGAGCACTTACAGGCAAGAGTGTCTGCAGGTTTGTCAAATGAAAACAAGTAGTAGGACAAAGGATATGGTATGAGTGCATGGAAAAAAAATGCACAGAAAGAAAAACCAGCAGAATACAACATAACATTTTTAAGGcagtgtgatttaaaaaaataataacttaaaaaaaggaaaagatgatgTAATGAAAACTGACTTTTTTAAAACTGGGAAAAGCAGACATCAAATTgttatcagttacctttgggggtAGTTTATAAGGCCTTCCATTTTTACATTATGCTTTtgaatttcttaaaaaacaaagtcattaatattcACAGTGGGCCCCTCCGGGCCTCAGTTTGTGCTTCCTGGGTTATGCTCTCTCCAGGTGATGAGGAGGACCTCTGAAGAAGGCTTTTCTACATAAGCCAGTGTAAAAAGCACCAGTACCAGGAAGTACGGGGGGCTagggagaggggcaggagatTGGAGGGAAGGAGGCTAGCCGTCAGACATCTGAGACCCTGAACTGGGACCACCACCTCCACAAACTCAGCTGGCTCCCCTACCCTTTGCACCGCTGCAGATGCAAGAGGCCTGCTCATCCACTCAGCTCCATCTGATTCAGGGCTCTGGCGGCCTCTTCCAGGAAACCTGGAGTGGCCTGTCCTACCCTACCTGGGCCAACCCCTGGACCCCTCACCGATGAGCATGCGGTATTTGTGCGGGTGCCGAGCGTCTTCAATGACAGGAATAATGTTGGTCCTCTTCTTGGCCAAGTTAATGAGGTCACGGCCGGAGCGGTGGGAGAACTCAACTGCATAGACCAGACCGTCCTAAAATACATCAAATAATAACATCAATGATACCAGTTCTCATGTATCGAGCACCTACTTTGGGCCCATTCACTGCACGCAGCATCTCTCCAAATCTCCAAATCAAAGTCCTACCATTTAACAACTATTGTTatgtccatttttcagatgaatacACCAAGGTCCAGAGATGTGAAGTCACTGGCCAAGGGTTATTCAATTCCACTTTGCCTGATCGGAGAGCCCAGGCCCCAATACAGGCTTAATACCAGGAAGCTAGGGCACAGAGATGAAATCTAACAGCTAAGAATATCTGCAGTGGGCCAGGCACTGCTTTAAGCACTTTACGGGAGTTAACTCCTTTagcttcacaataaccctatttTCCAGaggggtaaactgaggcccaaagaggttaagtaacttgctgagaACCACTTCACTATTAAATGCCTGCCCCAGAGCCTGGGGTTTTTCACCACTAAATTACACAGCCTATAGGTATGTAGATGAGCTGGGGGTCATGAAGTTGAGACCCACGGGGGCCCTCTAAATAGGGAACCGGTATAGCCACACAGAAATGCAGGTCCAGAAACTGAGACCTCCTGTTCTTTCAGGAGAAACCAGGAGACCAGATTTTAGGGgcatacatttttaaagaggGCAACCAAAACAAAGAGTCTGGTATCTGTACTCTCAGCTCTGGGCCCCTCTAACATAGTCACCTGGATGCCCAAAGCCCTTCCCTCCGGGCCAAGAACTCAGGAGTGATGCTGAATGAGGCTGTGGAGACCATGTGGTTCAAGCTGCTCCTTTTACTCACAGGCCCTCTgagagggaagggcctggctccAAGCCACAGAGTGCAGGAAGCAGCCTGGGCCTTTCCCTGCCTCCTACGGCACCACCAGCCCATACTTGGCCCCCACCTCCGGCCCCTCCGTCCACTCACCGGGCCTACGATGTCAGAGACGTGGGAGACGGTGGTGCCCGAGGCAGCCCCGAGGTAGAGCACCTTGGCCCCTGGCTTGATGTGGATCTGGTCTACACCGCCCAGGATCGCTGCTGCCAGCTTGGAGCGGAAGGGGTTCCAGGCGCGGTACTCAATTTTGTCATCTCCCTCCTGGGCCGGGAGAGATGGGGATGAAAGTCAGTGCCAGGCTCTTTTGCAAGACCCCACCGCCCTTAACCCTCGGGCCCTCAAAACGGACTGGGCGCTCAATCAGAGAACAAGAAATGAACGTGGGTATACAGCAGTGACCAGGACAGATGCAGTGTCTGCCCTCTCATGGAGGGGACTGTCAGGGAGAAGGCATAGCGACAAGACAGTCAACACAGAGACAGATCATACCAGTAACGGCAAGACCCACGCATTCATTCACCAAGCAGCCACTGTGCCAGCACATGAGTGTGCCAGAccctatgccaggcactggggacacacagGGAACGAGGCAAagacctgccctcaaggagtaaGTACATACTGAACTGCCTGACACAGacagcacagcagccagtgaCAGGTGCCAGGGGAAAGAGCAAGTGGGCAAGAAGCGTGAAGTGTGGGGAGCAGGGCGAGGGCCAGGTGAAAATGCGCAAGGGAAGAGCCGAGGAGACACCTGGCGTGGAGGTGAAGGAGGTGAGGGGCCATTCGTTATCTGGGGCAGCGCACTGCAGGCAGCAGAAAGGCCCCAAGGCACGAGCGTGCCTGGCCCTAAAGAAATGATGCAGGATGACAGGGCGGGGGGTGGGCGGTGAGGGCTGCTCTCCACAGACAGGGTGGTGCCAGGTGGCCTTGGGAGAAAGACAAGGTGATACGTGACAGAGATGCTGGTGATGAAAGGGAACCAGTCACGCAGAGCTGGGagaagagtattccaggcagagggaacagcagggggGGTCAGTGTGGCTAGAAGACACTCGGCCAGGGGGCCAGTGGGAGGAGACGAGGCCAGTGGGGAGGGGAGCTAGAAGGCGCAGGGTTTTCCAGGCCGCACTGAGGACTTGGGACTTTAATCTGAAGGCATTGGGGAGGGGAGCACATGATATGACTTATGTATTAAGATGGTCCTCTGGCTGTCGAGTGTGGGACAcatggtggggacagggagacCAGACTGCCAGTCACACCATTGGCTGGGGCCCTGTGGCTTGGACAGGGGCCCAGGTCTCACCGAAATCGAGACTCTCTTCTCTCCGTAAACTGATTCTCCAGGGACCAGATTCTTGGTGACGAGAGCATCTTCCTTTCCTCGACAAATGAAGACCCCTGAGTGAGACGACCAACGCAGGGGTGAAGACTCCGGGCTGCACCTCACcctaccccacccctaccctcagCGGGTTCCCTACCTTCCTCACTCACCCTCATGCCGGTGAGGTTCCACCATCACATTCTTTCCCGACTGgtttcctctttttcctccccGACCGCGACCCCGGTTGCCACCAGAATGGAACCCTCCACCTACAAGGCAGAGATGCAGTGAGAGAGGGAGACCACACATCTCTTCCCTCCCTGTTCCCCAAGCCCAAGCCTCCTCCATCACATCTCCCCAACCTCACTCACCAcctcttcctccacctcctcctcctcctcctctgccacgGCCCCTAAAGCCTCCACCTCGACCTCGGCCTCCGCCAAAGCCTCCTCGGCCTCCGCCGCGACCGCCACGGTCACCAAAGCCCCCTCGGCCACCGAAGCCACCCCCACGGGGGCTGAAACCTGTGGCGAAAACAGAACCAGGAATCAGGACAATGAACTCAAGTAGTTACTCCTACACCTCTACTCAGGAAACTGGAGAAACGTCCACGTTGCACCAGGAGACATGTCCATCAGCAGAGTGGACAAATAATATGGGGAAAATTCACAATCAACAATGAAAAGGATCAATAGTTACACACGACAGATAAATCTCAGAATCATAACATTCAGTGAAAAGG
This genomic window from Diceros bicornis minor isolate mBicDic1 chromosome 34, mDicBic1.mat.cur, whole genome shotgun sequence contains:
- the FBL gene encoding rRNA 2'-O-methyltransferase fibrillarin isoform X1, which encodes MRPGFSPRGGGFGGRGGFGDRGGRGGGRGGFGGGRGRGGGFRGRGRGGGGGGGGRGGGGFHSGGNRGRGRGGKRGNQSGKNVMVEPHRHEGVFICRGKEDALVTKNLVPGESVYGEKRVSISEGDDKIEYRAWNPFRSKLAAAILGGVDQIHIKPGAKVLYLGAASGTTVSHVSDIVGPDGLVYAVEFSHRSGRDLINLAKKRTNIIPVIEDARHPHKYRMLIAMVDVIFADVAQPDQTRIVALNAHTFLRNGGHFVISIKANCIDSTASAEAVFASEVKKMQQENMKPQEQLTLEPYERDHAVVVGVYRPPPKVKN
- the FBL gene encoding rRNA 2'-O-methyltransferase fibrillarin isoform X2 — its product is MRPGFSPRGGGFGGRGGFGDRGGRGGGRGGFGGGRGRGGGFRGRGRGGGGGGGGRGGGGFHSGGNRGRGRGGKRGNQSGKNVMVEPHRHEGVFICRGKEDALVTKNLVPGESVYGEKRVSISEGDDKIEYRAWNPFRSKLAAAILGGVDQIHIKPGAKVLYLGAASGTTVSHVSDIVGPDGLVYAVEFSHRSGRDLINLAKKRTNIIPVIEDARHPHKYRMLIGEGSRGWPRPGSVSRAGSGSDSSLCPPRPARGWPQSRWQP